The following proteins are encoded in a genomic region of Brachypodium distachyon strain Bd21 chromosome 1, Brachypodium_distachyon_v3.0, whole genome shotgun sequence:
- the LOC100827033 gene encoding ABC transporter B family member 19 → MADFSFSRSGPQAQGRRRRGPYPTPDSSTSFAGGGPRGQRRTRGVVDDMSWQSSVSWQPDTSWAQPHGLGAAVGPWGLAGPDAAARRGPALFQRTARDYYLSRRSGVRPRRRHDLSSSSVAHRPAGAGAGKRLELQSVVTDASKAIVVAPDVSFASSHGDESVSVAPVRDMVRYGPTSTAGARTPVSREVSFSRDNHNKLYVTSAQPARQDLPSFGYDVSVTSYNSRSQYYGDEDDDGGGVGQYDFDDEDDGEVELRAGKAVSVTGLFKYSTPLDIVLLVLGCVGAMINGGSLPWYSYLFGNFVNKIVTSDKTQMMKDVRQISVYMVILAVIVVIGAYLEIMCWRIVAERSALRVRREYLKAVLRQEIGFFDTEVSTGEVMQSISSDVAQIQEVMGDKMAGFVHHVFTFIFGYVVGFKTSWRITLAVLAVTPLMMACGLAYKAIYGGLTAKEEASYQRAGNVAQQAISSIRTVLSFVMEDRLADKYADWLQRSSPIGVKMGFAKGAGMGMIYLVTYSQWALALWYGAKLVAQGEIKGGDAIACFFGVMVGGRGLALSLSYSAQFAQGTAAAGRVFEIIDRAPEIDPYGTAGRALSSVRGRIEFKDVEFAYPSRPDSLILYNLNLTVPAAKMLALVGVSGGGKSTVFALIERFYDPTRGTITLDGQELGSLNLKWLRSQIGLVGQEPILFATSIIENVMMGKENATRQEAVAACTKANAHTFVLGLPDGYDTQVGDRGTQMSGGQKQRIALARAIIREPRILLLDEPTSALDAESEAVVQQSIDRLSVGRTVLVIAHRLATVRNADTIAVLDRGAVVESGRHADLMTRNGPYAGLVKLASNSGRTESDKPDAATPGRGTYNNNSFTDDSGYDVSVSKSKYAGIRTIHEEEAETKDNDKAKDTRFRISEIWELQRREGPLLILGFLMGINAGAVFSVFPLLLGQAVQVYFDPDTEKMRRQVGYLALAVVGLGVACILTMTGQQGFCGWAGARLTMRVRDRLFRAIMRQEPAWFDEDDNAMGVLVTRLARDAVAFRSMFGDRYAVLLMAVGSAGVGLGICFGLDVRLTLVAMACTPLTLGASYLNLLINLGARSDDGAYARASSIAAGAVSNVRTVAALCAQGGIVGTFNRALDGPSAKAQRRSQYMGLILGISQGAMYGAYTVTLWAGAYFIKKGQSSFGDVSKIFLILVLSSFSVGQLAGLAPDTSGAPTAIAGILAILKRRPAISEEGSKRRAIKEGKPMDVELRKVVFAYPSRPEITVLNDFSLRVKSGSTVALVGASGSGKSTVVWLVQRFYDPLGGTVMVGGLDVRDLDLKWLRGECALVGQEPALFSGSIRENIGFGNPKASWAEIEDAAKEANIHKFIAGLPQGYDTQVGESGVQLSGGQKQRIAIARAILKGSRILLLDEASSALDLESEKHVQEALRRVSRRATTITVAHRLSTVREADRIAVVSAGRTVEFGSHDGLLASHRDGLYAAMVKAEIEAQAFA, encoded by the exons ATGGCCGacttctccttctcccgcTCCGGCCCACAGGCCcaaggccggcgccggcgcggcccaTACCCGACCCCGGACAGCTCCACCTCCTTCGCCGGCGGGGGCCCGCGCGGGCAGCGGCGCACGCGGGGTGTCGTCGATGACATGTCGTGGCAGAGCTCCGTGTCCTGGCAGCCGGACACGTCGTGGGCGCAGCCGCAcggcctcggcgccgccgtcggcccATGGGGCTTAGCCGGGCCGGACGCCGCGGCCCGCCGCGGCCCGGCCCTGTTCCAGAGGACGGCGCGGGACTACTACCTGTCGCGCCGCTCCGGCgtccggccccgccgccgccacgacctctcctcgtcctcggTGGCCCACCGgccagccggcgccggcgccggcaagcGGCTGGAGCTGCAGAGCGTGGTGACGGACGCGAGCAAGGCCATCGTCGTGGCGCCCGACGTGTCCTTCGCCAGCAGTCACGGCGACGAGAGCGTGTCCGTCGCCCCTGTCCGCGACATGGTGAGGTACGGCCCCACCAGCACCGCCGGGGCCCGCACGCCGGTCTCCCGCGAGGTCTCCTTCTCCCGCGACAACCACAACAAGCTCTACGTCACCTCTGCACAACCCGCTCGCCAGGACTTGCCCAGCTTCGGCTACGACGTCAGCGTCACGTCGTACAACAGCCGGAGCCAGTACtacggcgacgaggacgacgacggcggcggcgtcggacAGTACGACttcgacgacgaggacgacggcgaggtcgAGCTGAGGGCCGGGAAGGCGGTCAGCGTCACCGGGCTCTTCAAGTACTCGACGCCTCTGGACATtgtgctcctcgtgctcggGTGCGTCGGCGCCATGATCAACGGCGGCTCGCTGCCCTGGTACTCGTACCTCTTCGGGAACTTTGTCAACAAGATCGTCACTTCCGACAAGACGCAGATGATGAAGGACGTCAGGCAG ATCAGCGTTTACATGGTGATCCTGGCCGTAATTGTCGTCATAGGAGCATACCTTG AGATCATGTGCTGGAGGATCGTGGCCGAGAGATCGGCTCTGCGGGTTCGACGAGAGTACCTGAAGGCGGTGCTGCGTCAGGAAATCGGGTTCTTCGACACGGAAGTGAGCACCGGCGAGGTGATGCAGAGCATCTCCAGCGACGTTGCTCAGATCCAGGAAGTCATGGGAGACAAG ATGGCAGGGTTCGTGCATCACGTTTTCACCTTCATATTTGGGTACGTGGTCGGGTTCAAAACGTCATGGAGGATCACTCTCGCCGTCCTCGCCGTGACGCCCCTCATGATGGCCTGCGGCCTCGCCTACAAGGCCATATACGGCGGCCTCACCGCCAAGGAAGAG GCATCGTACCAACGCGCGGGCAACGTGGCGCAGCAGGCGATCAGCTCGATCCGGACGGTGCTGTCGTTCGTGATGGAGGACCGGCTGGCGGACAAGTACGCCGACTGGCTTCAGAGGTCGTCGCCGATCGGCGTGAAGATGGGGTTCGCCAAGGGCGCCGGCATGGGGATGATCTACCTGGTGACATACTCCcagtgggcgctggcgctgtgGTACGGCGCCAAGCTTGTGGCCCAGGGCGAGATCAAGGGCGGCGACGCCATCGCGTGCTTCTTCGGCGTCATGGTCGGGGGCCGTGGCCTGGCGCTGTCGCTGTCCTACTCGGCGCAGTTCGCGcagggcacggcggcggccgggcgggTGTTCGAGATCATCGACCGCGCCCCGGAGATCGACCCCTACGGCACGGCCGGGCGGGCGCTGTCCTCGGTCAGGGGCCGGATCGAGTTCAAGGACGTGGAGTTCGCGTACCCGTCGCGCCCGGACTCGCTCATCCTCTACAACCTCAACCTCACCGTGCCCGCGGCCAAGATGCTGGCGCTCGTCggcgtcagcggcggcggcaagtcCACCGTGTTCGCGCTCATCGAGAGGTTCTATGATCCCACGAGAG GGACGATCACGTTGGACGGGCAGGAGCTCGGGTCGCTGAACCTCAAGTGGCTGAGGTCCCAGATCGGGCTGGTCGGGCAGGAACCCATCCTGTTCGCCACTTCCATCATCGAGAACGTGATGATGGGCAAGGAGAATGCGACGAGGCAAGAGGCCGTCGCGGCCTGCACCAAGGCCAATGCCCACACCTTCGTCCTCGGACTCCCCGACGGCTACGACACGCAG GTTGGGGACCGTGGGACCCAGATGTCGGGGGGCCAGAAGCAGAGGATCGCTCTGGCGCGCGCCATCATCCGCGAGCCGCGCATCCTGCTGCTGGACGAGCCCACCAGCGCGCTGGACGCCGAGTCCGAGGCCGTCGTGCAGCAGTCCATCGACCGCCTCTCCGTCGGCCGCACCGTCCTCGTCATCGCCCACCGCCTCGCCACCGTCCGCAACGCCGACACCATCGCAGTCCTTGAccgcggcgccgtcgtcgagTCCGGCCGCCACGCCGACCTCATGACCCGCAACGGCCCCTACGCCGGCCTCGTCAAGCTGGCCTCCAACAGCGGCAGGACTGAGTCCGACAAACCCGACGCCGCTACACCCGGCAGGGGGAcgtacaacaacaacagcttcacCGACGACTCCGGTTATGACGTGTCGGTGTCCAAGTCCAAGTATGCCGGCATTCGCACCATACacgaagaggaggcggagaCGAAGGACAACGACAAGGCGAAGGACACAAGGTTCAGAATCTCGGAGATATGGGAGCTGCAGCGCCGGGAAGGCCCGCTGCTGATCCTGGGGTTCCTGATGGGCATCAACGCCGGCGCGGTGTTCTCGGTGTTCCCGCTGCTGCTGGGCCAGGCCGTCCAGGTGTACTTCGACCCGGACACGGAGAAGATGCGGCGGCAGGTCGGGTACCTGGCGCTCGCCGTCGTGGGTCTCGGCGTGGCGTGCATCCTGACCATGACCGGGCAGCAAGGGTTCTGCGGCTGGGCGGGCGCCCGGCTCACCATGCGCGTCCGCGACCGCCTCTTCCGCGCCATCATGCGGCAGGAGCCCGCGTGGTTCGACGAGGACGACAACGCCATGGGCGTCCTGGTCACGCGCCTCGCGCGGGACGCCGTCGCGTTCCGCTCCATGTTCGGCGACCGGTACGCCGTGCTCCTCATGGCCGTGGGCTCCGCCGGCGTCGGCCTCGGCATCTGCTTCGGGCTCGACGTGCGCCTAACTCTCGTGGCCATGGCTTGCACACCTCTGACGCTCGGTGCCAGCTACCTCAACCTGCTCATCAACCTGGGCGCCAGGTCAGACGACGGGGCCTACGCGCGGGCCAGCAGCATCGCAGCCGGTGCCGTGTCGAACGTGCGCACCGTGGCGGCGCTCTGCGCGCAGGGCGGCATCGTCGGCACGTTCAACCGAGCGCTGGACGGCCCCTCGGCCAAGGCCCAGCGGAGGTCGCAGTACATGGGCCTCATCCTGGGGATCTCCCAGGGCGCCATGTACGGCGCCTACACGGTGACGCTCTGGGCGGGCGCCTACTTCATCAAGAAAGGCCAGTCAAGCTTCGGCGACGTGTCCAAGATCTTCCTCATCCTGGTCCTCAGCTCCTTCTCCGTGGGCCAGCTTGCGGGGCTCGCCCCGGACACGTCAGGCGCGCCGACGGCCATCGCCGGCATACTGGCCATCCTGAAGCGCCGGCCGGCGATCAGCGAGGAAGGCAGCAAGCGGCGGGCGATCAAGGAAGGGAAGCCCATGGACGTGGAGCTGAGGAAAGTGGTCTTCGCGTACCCGTCGCGGCCGGAAATCACGGTGCTCAACGACTTCTCGCTGCGCGTCAAGTCCGGGAGCACGGTGGCGCTTGTCGGAGCCAGCGGGAGCGGCAAGTCCACGGTGGTGTGGCTGGTACAGCGGTTCTATGATCCCCTCGGGGGAACCGTCATGGTCGGCGGGCTGGACGTGCGCGACCTGGACCTCAAGTGGCTCAGGGGGGAATGCGCGTTGGTGGGCCAGGAGCCGGCGCTGTTCAGTGGGTCCATCAGAGAAAACATCGGGTTCGGCAACCCAAAGGCCTCGTGGGCCGAAATCGAGGATGCTGCCAAGGAGGCCAACATCCACAAGTTCATCGCTGGACTTCCCCAAGGCTACGACACGCAG GTTGGAGAGAGTGGGGTGCAGTTGTCAGGGGGCCAGAAGCAGAGGATCGCCATCGCGCGCGCAATCCTGAAGGGGTCGAGGATACTGCTGCTGGACGAGGCGAGCAGCGCGCTGGACCTGGAGTCTGAGAAGCACGTGCAGGAGGCGCTGCGGCGAGTCTCGCGGCGCGCGACGACGATCACGGTGGCGCACCGCCTCTCCACGGTCCGCGAGGCCGACCGCATCGCCGTCGTCAGCGCCGGCAGGACCGTCGAGTTCGGCAGCCACGACGGGCTCCTCGCCAGCCACCGCGACGGCCTCTATGCCGCCATGGTCAAGGCCGAGATCGAGGCCCAGGCGTTCGCGTAG
- the LOC100833519 gene encoding uncharacterized protein LOC100833519 has protein sequence MASLTPGILLKVLKNINSDVKVCGEYRSILLQVISIVPAITGSELWPDHGFFIKVSDSSHSTYVSLSKEDNELILSNKLQLGQFIYVEKVQSSVPVPILVGVRAVPGRNPFIGNPKDLMQMSTPSGVLEALDQQRRTTKPAELSESEKENSQRKVVIKEQKAGVASRYMLGISSNNGKITNLNSSVDSDKSNGGSSVCDLNHKLVSGATKVKQEPKSQEQPNITSPNHAKLISAKQEVNKDTHKNNGRPPSQNGSAVVKKQMPKDSKKESATERSSPPKLYKSSPPTPARTSPSKVRMAAKPNGTSNSAASVPTVKRRVTENISWDSLPTSLIKSGKAVVRRKTIALIVAAEAQREATAAASLVKGLGIFAEIRQSTEEDLHGTVNKFFQLNRLIIQQNIFWKDNSQESGKESRPEKEKPSRKVSASQNKAAGSTAKNPDDAYTSGKLEWAREDGFQEIRKSWVTLKKESQSWFLNFLEDALESGFKFEDRTKNNTRERVRGQSKGGDGQIAVRLSQLKETSNWLDQLQSEVDKSADVLVETIERLKQKTYSCLLGTVETAASALESRGGYC, from the exons ATGGCATCTCTTACTCCGGGGATACTGTTAAAGGTTCTCAAAAATATAAACTCTGATGTGAAAGTATGTGGAGAATACCGGTCCATTCTTTTGCAAGTTATTAGCATAGTTCCTGCAATTACTGGTTCAGAACTTTGGCCAGACCATGGTTTCTTCATAAAAGTTTCAGATTCATCGCATTCAACGTATGTTTCTTTATCAAAGGAAGACAATGAACTCATCTTATCAAATAAACTACAACTTGGACAGTTTATATATGTTGAAAAGGTTCAATCTAGTGTTCCTGTTCCGATTCTTGTTGGTGTCCGAGCAGTTCCAGGAAGGAATCCTTTCATTGGCAATCCAAAGGATTTGATGCAAATGTCAACTCCCTCTGGGGTTTTGGAAGCTCTGGATCAACAACGAAGGACTACCAAGCCAGCTGAGTTGTCTGAGAGTGAAAAGGAAAACTCTCAGAGGAAGGTAGTCATCAAAGAGCAGAAGGCCGGCGTTGCTTCCCGTTATATGCTTGGGATATCAAGCAACAATGGAAAAATTACCAATCTAAACTCTAGCGTTGATAGTGACAAAAGCAATGGAGGAAGTAGCGTATGTGATTTAAACCATAAGTTGGTTTCTGGTGCCACAAAAGTCAAACAAGAGCCGAAATCACAG GAACAACCAAATATTACCTCTCCCAATCATGCTAAGCTAATTTCTGCAAAGCAAGAAGTTAATAAGGACACTCACAAGAATAATGGCAGGCCACCTAGTCAGAATGGTTCTGCTGTAGTGAAGAAGCAAATGCCAAAAGACAGCAAAAAGGAATCGGCAACTGAAAGAAGCTCACCTCCAAAGTTGTATAAGAGTTCACCACCAACACCAGCGAGAACTTCGCCATCGAAGGTCAGGATGGCTGCAAAGCCGAATGGTACCTCCAATTCAGCTGCTTCTGTGCCTACTGTTAAAAGAAGAGTTACAGAAAATATCTCTTGGGATTCCCTCCCGACAAGCCTAATCAAATCGGGAAAG GCTGTTGTCAGGAGGAAGACTATTGCTCTGATAGTTGCAGCAGAGGCGCAAAGGGAGGCTACTGCAGCTGCATCTCTTGTTAAAGGCCTTGG AATTTTTGCCGAGATAAGGCAGTCCACTGAGGAGGATCTGCACGGTACAGTCAACAAATTTTTCCAGCTAAATCGGCTAATCATTCAGCAAAACATTTTTTGGAAAGATAACTCACAAGAATCTGGCAAAGAATCCCGACCAGAGAAGGAAAAGCCATCAAGGAAAGTTTCTGCGTCTCAGAATAAAGCTGCTGGATCTACAGCAAAGAACCCCGACGATGCTTACACCAGTGGAAAGCTTGAATGGGCCAGAGAGGATGGTTTCCAGGAGATCCGCAAGTCATGGGTTACTCTAAAAAAGGAGTCACAGTCTTGGTTTCTGAATTTCTTGGAAGACGCTCTTGAATCTGGATTCAAATTTGAGGACAGAACTAAGAACAACACTAGAGAACGAGTGCGGGGACAATCCAAGGGTGGAGATGGGCAGATCGCAGTCCGGCTATCGCAACTCAAGGAAACAAGTAACTGGCTAGACCAGCTGCAGAGCGAGGTGGATAAATCTGCAGATGTTTTGGTGGAAACCATTGAGCGACTGAAGCAGAAGACCTACTCGTGCCTACTTGGAACCGTCGAAACCGCGGCATCTGCTCTTGAAAGTAGAGGTGGTTATTGCTGA